A genomic region of Rhipicephalus sanguineus isolate Rsan-2018 chromosome 1, BIME_Rsan_1.4, whole genome shotgun sequence contains the following coding sequences:
- the LOC119378959 gene encoding uncharacterized protein LOC119378959 isoform X1, translated as MTQAEFRAFRVGNMTAVTLCTMCLVGVGLLLLISGAVVTGIVYTEVRPPTADENYDRYRGADLRRVLGPLMLCLGGFLLIGGCVFMAFGYYSNYRDEERGYSQAHARDYDSGQQPRDVKMHYFGSSSKEDLEAGTRMMER; from the exons ATGACGCAGGCGGAGTTCCGCGCGTTCCGCGTCGGAAACATGACGGCGGTGACGCTGTGCACCATGTGCCTGGTGGGCGTCGGCCTGCTTCTGCTCATCTCGGGCGCCGTGGTCACCGGCATCGTCTACACCGAGGTGCGGCCTCCAACAGCCGACGAGAACTACGACAG GTACCGTGGCGCTGACCTTCGCCGAGTGCTCGGCCCTCTGATGCTCTGCCTGGGTGGCTTCCTGCTCATCGGCGGCTGCGTGTTCATGGCTTTCGGCTACTACTCAAACTACCGCGACGAAGAGCGTGGCTACTCGCAGGCGCACGCGCGCGACTACGACAGCGGCCAGCAGCCCAGAGATGTCAAA ATGCATTACTTCGGAAGCTCATCCAAGGAGGACTTGGAAGCCGGGACGAGGATGATGGAGAGATGA
- the LOC119378959 gene encoding uncharacterized protein LOC119378959 isoform X2, which yields MTQAEFRAFRVGNMTAVTLCTMCLVGVGLLLLISGAVVTGIVYTEVRPPTADENYDRYRGADLRRVLGPLMLCLGGFLLIGGCVFMAFGYYSNYRDEERGYSQAHARDYDSGQQPRDVKVSTY from the exons ATGACGCAGGCGGAGTTCCGCGCGTTCCGCGTCGGAAACATGACGGCGGTGACGCTGTGCACCATGTGCCTGGTGGGCGTCGGCCTGCTTCTGCTCATCTCGGGCGCCGTGGTCACCGGCATCGTCTACACCGAGGTGCGGCCTCCAACAGCCGACGAGAACTACGACAG GTACCGTGGCGCTGACCTTCGCCGAGTGCTCGGCCCTCTGATGCTCTGCCTGGGTGGCTTCCTGCTCATCGGCGGCTGCGTGTTCATGGCTTTCGGCTACTACTCAAACTACCGCGACGAAGAGCGTGGCTACTCGCAGGCGCACGCGCGCGACTACGACAGCGGCCAGCAGCCCAGAGATGTCAAAGTGAGCACGTACTGA